TTCTAAGTCGACTCAAATCCGACTTAACAACTAAAAACTATTAAGACAAACCAGGAACCGACTTATCAAGACTTTTTTACCCGACTTAAAAAGGGTATTTTGCAGtagtttcaccaaaaaaattgcGCTAAGCCGATTTCTCAACATTTGGTTCTTCGTGTTCTTTCAAAATTAAACCCTACAAAATGTTGATAAAGTAAATTTGACACTTATCAATGAGCAAATCCTGTAATAATGAGTGGAAAGCGTATATCACCAAGGCACGGGGACTAAAGGTTGTCAGGAAGCAAAATAAAGATCCTACTACGAGTTCTAATGCTAAAGGAATCGATCACATAGAGAAAAAATGGAAGGGTTGTAACAAGGAAGAACCTATTTGTCTATGGAGGCTACTCACGTGACCTCGTCTTTACTCCAAGTGAGCATTGTTGGGGAATCCCATCTCCAACATCTTCCagttttgaagaaaacaaaattggaAAGCGCTTTAAGACGGGGTTGCGGCAATCAAGAAAAAGgagaaatctaaaaaaatataagaaggACAAGGGTGTTGTGAAGAAGGACCATGTTGGTGCTACAACTAATATTCTTGAAGGATCACACAACAAATACAAGACATACCGAGCAAGATACAAGAAATTACAACAGACATTGCGACTAGTAGGAAAATAAAAGCTAAAACTCAATGCCACTCAAAAACCCAACATAAGCTATATGATCTCAAAGAAccaaaacacaaatcaaaaaACCACCATATTACTAGACAGATGTGTATACTAATGTTGCGCACCGACGTAACGTCTTTCTCTCTGTTGAAATGAACTTAAGGCctcaacaaaatcatttttctcaaaatcaGGCCAAAGTTTTCGATTAAAGAAAAGTTCTGTATATGCCAATTGCCATAACAAGAAGTTGCTAACTCGTAGTTCTCCACCGGTCCGGATTAGTAGATCAGGGTAAGGAAACTCGATACATTTAGTCtccaaatcatttttaataatgttttcATCAATGTCTTCCAAATGAATAATTCTATCTTGCACTTTCTTAGTTACACTCTTACATGCTTGGACTACATCATATCTTCCACCATAGTTAATTGCCACAATAAGATGGAGTCTTGAATTATCCTTTGTCTTCTCCTCAATAATAGCTATCATTTTCTGTAGAGACTTGGGGAGCTTTGATGAATCGCCAATCACAgatattttaattctttctcTATTGTAAGAAAGGAAATAATGATTAATTACAACaaagtgacaaaaaaaaaagttgatctAGTTAGTTAAGATCAATTgataaaaggaagaaataattaaatacagctaaaaaagaagaaaagacaaaacaaatatattatatatataaaaaaaattacttacacATGAATAGATGGCAACAAGCTGCTCCGCAAAGCCTTAATATATAGGCAAATTATATGGtacattcaaaaatttaagtgtattggtacaccaaatccttaaaattaagagttaaatgtgttattttttgaagaaaaaaattattttctatcacctaaaattataataactaaatcttatttgcCAAAAACGTTGacgaaataaattttaatttttctgaaattttattactcttaaaagaaaattttgatttttttaacaattaaatgtaaaaaaaaacaaaacattagtatgatttttataaataatgaaatgatgttttttcttatgaaatgatattttctaaaatataaatatcaataaatagctctttatttcataaaaatgatagttaatttataaatttttgaagcAAAAGTACCGGTACACTTTaatttgtgagtgtaccgtatAAGTTCCTAATATatatttggttttcttttttgagctaaaaaagaagaaatcaaaagacaaaaattatatatatattacttaaTGGTCGTTTTTTAAATCTTAGATATGTATAAGTGGgtcaaaaaaattactactcTTGTTTCATTTTAGGTTTCTTATTTATCAACGAGTAGTCGTaagtttgtcaaaaaagaaaaaaaacaaaagtaacactaagagagttttttttctataaataaataaagagttaATGGTGCTTTATGACCTATTAAGGGGGtattctagaaaaataaaattacagggggtaaataaaaaaaaaaattttacagggagaaaataaaaaatgacctatattacagggactaaaGTACCATTAACCCATAAATAAATACAGAGCAGCAGTACGAGTTTTGTACCTCATGATTGCTTCAACTTCACAATTCATTGTTCTTTCAAAGAGGCTTAACAAGAATTGAACCTCCAACTGCACCAACAATCAAAACTCAGAAGAAAAAAGTCATtggccattaaaaaaaataaaatgtatttgtgtttttaaatttatactgatattatttgaatcaatttttactttaaaagaaaGGTTAGCAACACACATTCCAACATACTTTAtttaattggttaaaattcatacATTAGTTCCACCAAATCATGCAGTAGATCTATATATGGAAAatgttatttgaaaaaatgCATGTTATTTGAATAAGAAATGTACTCAATATATGTTGGACAACTTATATATtagataattaaaataaacaaaaaattattgaaacCCATATTATCTTGTATATCTTTGGTTGTTTCATAAGTTTTTTAAGAATAATTGTTCGAATAAcatttttcacataaaaattGGTATGAATTTTAAGAGCTGAGGAGATGCACTTCTAAGGTAGATCTGCCTCTGATTGTTTGTAAATGAGACAAAtggaaataaatataaaaaaaaaaaaaaaaaaaaaaaaaaaaaaaaggaaattagcACCTTGGGACGAAGAACCCAGTTTTCAGTAGACAACAAGAAGATAGTGAAAATCTTTATTCCCCAGCTTAAACACAATTTCACCACCCTTCTCAGGGGCTGCACTTGTAACACCctagttgttatatttaattattttgatttatgtggagtctatatatagatatatatgatttttggtgatttatgtggtgtattattttactgtatggtttattttaataataattagaataagtgagaaatattaattattttggtgtttggggagttaatagaatttattaaaattaatggggagttaaatgaaaatagaagggagttaagtaagtgggaagttagaaaaatagaatcagaagcagttttacgtgaaaaccaacttttgggagaaaaggtagagaagagcaagtagagccaagagtgattttgctgcacatttcttctgcaatttctaaggtaagggtgaggtttacttcagtagtatagattttaatttctgaatttgaatttaatagagttttggtgagaattgggattttggggttttatgatgaaatgttgattttggagttgtaatgatgattttgatgttagaaataggttctgagtgcatacagCAAGATAAAttatatctgtaaactgatttggggggtgaaaggaagaaaaatgggatttttgagaaaaacctgttttctgcccgtgctgatgttcatcgctcgcctctcGAGCATTCAtgtttcgcctcgcgagtgagcaacttcatagctcgcctcgcgagcagaccaactcgctgtggcgagcaagccagatcaaaacttgatttttgaaatgttgttataagatgttttggggatggtttaaggtacctagatgattttaatgatgactgaaacaagttttaggttaaaaagatgaatagggagcttagaattgaggtttgagtgagaaaaatgtcattttcccgagagcacctaattttcattcgcctcgagttcgccttgaactcgccatggcgagcatgtagttttgtgaactcgccatagcgagcagatgtgctcgcgaggcgagctgcacagttcctgagtgttgAATTTCGTGCATGGGTGGTAGTGCTTGGTATTGTAATtttgagcatagttatatttaattgtgcattattcTGGATTGATTGGATCtctaattgatgttgttgctgatgactGAGATGTATGCTCTATTTATtaaccatacatgttgtttaagtgaaGTCATATGGAGtttgtatgcatggtcaagttgtatgtagatatacacaagtaggtccattgcatatgcataaaacagcggagaggactcatgtcctggagcactagttgctcaacagcggtgagggcttcggtcctgtttggtaccacatgcatatttgcatctattgaggagtctaaggtgttgtcttagcagtgttgtcatgtcatttgcatgagtcttaatTGTTGATTATAGTTGTTacatcgatgatgatgatgttgttgatgaatatgtatatttgtataCACACTTGATGGGTAGAttctgatgatgttgttgttgcttgtgaattaattatttatatttacaagatgatgtatttgatatTATAGGGTGTTAggttcaattgaagatttaatatctatatttattgttgtgaatctcaccccttctgcttgaaaatgttgtccttcctatgggtaacttgcaggtgatcctgagtagtcagtggtggctcaatgtcgtgtctagggctctgatacgtgggatggaaAATATTcttattgttgttttctttcctatgtatcttattttggaacttgttgttATGGCCCTAtgttggttgaaattgttgttaggctttatgccaagatattatttgGAGGTTTTAAACAATTGTCGGTGTTGATGATAGTATTCCGCTGCATAAATTTTGAAGTTATggatgatgttgaattaaatagttttattttctatttaagaatttttgagATGTAGTGTAGCATGTCCGTTTGGTGAATCACTCTGAtgaatgttttatatttaaatacttttgggtaacggggtgttacaacactAAAGCTACATATCCCTCCACCGGCGGCAACCCTCTCATTTTCGCCCACCTCCTGTTTCCATCCATAATCAACGCCACATGCTTCGGCATCAGCTCCTCCTTCAGCTCTGCCGGCATAAGCAGCAAGTCTTCATCTGGGGAAGAAGATCTTCCTTCCGCCTCGTACTCAAGTGCCGTGTTTGGAATCGGAGCAGCAGCCGTAGTGCCACTGCCACGTTTGGTAACAACCATGGGTTGTGAAGGGAATCGGTGTGATTGGTAACGGGAATAATGGTGATGAGAAGAAGGAGCAGGGTTGGTTattagagtgttttttagtgCAATAGGGAGCCTCAACGAGAACATCGTAATACAATAGGGAGACACAACAAATTAACAATGAAATGTTATGCTTATGTATAGAGGTTAAGCTGCCTTTATTTATAAGGGTTTGTGCACTTGTTAAGAAAACAATTGACAAGTTTTagatagaaaaaattgtttttagagTTTTAATATCTTGAATGCACCATTTTTTTGGGAGCATAGTGACATCAAATAATATCTAATAACCATTCAATCATTTCAGCATAtcatctcaatttttttattaaatgagtctcactagtaattttatatcatctatcaataattatatattattacacttcaatattcaattattaaaaagCATAGGTTttgttgtagtatgactcaaaattgaAATTCTGGAGGTGTACAAAATCGGCGGTCGATTTGGCTAAATCAGGACCCAATTTTTGTTGATCTTTGGAGACTTATGTCTCGAGTTTTTTCGGCCCCGAAGTACAAAAAATGGCGCCTGATTTCGCTCAGcagtataaaaataaaacgtatttttatgGTTtggatttgttccaaattttgagggatgcttttactataaatatagaccttgtatcagatgtAAACTTTTAGAGAGAGGCGAGTAGAGAGCCagaaaacaagggtttagaagccaacaagaaaactagggtttgtagagaattctcttggcaacaaacagTAGGGTTAGGATTGATTCGTCTTGGAGAAACACTaataggattgagtctcttggtcacgggaataGATtcgggactttgggtagaactAAATTTGAAGACTaattcttgtaactcttttgatATATCTTTGTAAAGGAATTCATTATTATGGTGGAACgaagagctgctctctcccccaaaGTAGGTCAGTATTGGACCGAACTTGGTAAATAAATTTTCGTatgttctctctctttctccttTGTTGTTCTatcttttgtttgtgtttataaCTGTCACCCACATatttttggttgcttgattaattTGCTTTACAATCAAAcattttattggtgtgattttttaaCGAATCAGGTTCTATCTCATAAACTTACTCGGTTGTTAGGAacattacataatatataaaggggtcagggttcgaacacaggacaccccacttattcacctttataaataaatttctaataactag
Above is a genomic segment from Medicago truncatula cultivar Jemalong A17 chromosome 5, MtrunA17r5.0-ANR, whole genome shotgun sequence containing:
- the LOC11411952 gene encoding cis-prenyltransferase 4, chloroplastic, yielding MFSLRLPIALKNTLITNPAPSSHHHYSRYQSHRFPSQPMVVTKRGSGTTAAAPIPNTALEYEAEGRSSSPDEDLLLMPAELKEELMPKHVALIMDGNRRWAKMRGLPPVEGYVALVQPLRRVVKLCLSWGIKIFTIFLLSTENWVLRPKLEVQFLLSLFERTMNCEVEAIMRERIKISVIGDSSKLPKSLQKMIAIIEEKTKDNSRLHLIVAINYGGRYDVVQACKSVTKKVQDRIIHLEDIDENIIKNDLETKCIEFPYPDLLIRTGGELRVSNFLLWQLAYTELFFNRKLWPDFEKNDFVEALSSFQQRERRYVGAQH